The DNA region CGCCGGGGGCTCGGTGGACGGGCCCCTGCACCGCGGCACGTACCAGGAACCCTAGTCTCTACGGCCGGATACCTCGTCGGGGCTTTTCCTGGCCCGATAGGCATGCATCCGCGGCCCCGCCCGTTAGATCAATCGGGACCGTTTCGGTCCATGATGGCTCTCACGGTTGCGCGCACGTGGCGCGCAGGCCGCGAGCGCCCGCTCCGGCCCGCGGAGGCCGACCGATGATCAGGCTGTCGAAGCTCACCGACTACGCGATCGTGATCCTCGCGAACCTCGCGAGGGCGGGGGAGGGCACCCTCACCGCCCAGGACCTGGCCGACCGGTCCAAGGTCCCGCTCCCGACGGTCTCCAAGCTCTGCAAGGAGCTGTCGAAGGCGGGCCTCGTGCTCTCGCACCGCGGGCGGCACGGCGGGTACGGGCTCGCCCGGTCGGCCGACGCGATCTCCATCGCGGAGATCGTGGAGGCGCTGGAGGGCCCCATCGCGCTCACCTCGTGCGTGGAGCCCGGCGCCCAGCCCGACGCGTGCGGCCTCGAGGCGACCTGCCCGGCCAAGGCGAGCTGGGACCCCGTGTCCCGCGCCATCCAGGGCGCGCTGCGAGGGCTGCCGCTCTCGTCCATCGTCCTGCAGCACTCGAACGATCCGAAGGACCCCGACGCCGTGGACGTCGTCACCCTGGGAGCCCACGTCTCATGAGCACCGCGGAGCAGCTGAAGGAGCTGACCGAGCAGAAGTACCGGTACGGCTTCGTCACCGACATCGAGGAGGACAAGGTC from Anaeromyxobacter dehalogenans 2CP-C includes:
- a CDS encoding SUF system Fe-S cluster assembly regulator; protein product: MIRLSKLTDYAIVILANLARAGEGTLTAQDLADRSKVPLPTVSKLCKELSKAGLVLSHRGRHGGYGLARSADAISIAEIVEALEGPIALTSCVEPGAQPDACGLEATCPAKASWDPVSRAIQGALRGLPLSSIVLQHSNDPKDPDAVDVVTLGAHVS